The Symphalangus syndactylus isolate Jambi chromosome 1, NHGRI_mSymSyn1-v2.1_pri, whole genome shotgun sequence DNA segment ccattctcctgcctcagcctctccaagtagctgggactacaggtgcccgccaccacgcccggctaattttttgtatttttagtagggacagggtttcaccgtggtctcgatctcctgaccttgtgatccgcccgccttggcctcccaaagtgctgggattacagttgtgagcgaccacgcccggccctgttaAGACTCTTGATTGCCTTCCCTAGCTATTACTTTGGTACATGTGAGGCCAAAGATAAATTAGTGGCAACTGAAAGATAAGGAAATCATGAAGGCTGGGAGTCCAGATAGAAAGCCCTAATGCCTTCCCTCTCCCCCACTCCcaatgcctttttatttttatttttatttatttattttattttattttatttcattttattttttgagacagagtcttgctctgtcccccaggctggagtgcagtggctcagtctcagttcactgcaagctccacctcccgggttcacaccattctcctgcctcagcctcccgagtagctcggactacaggtgcctgccaccacgcccggctaattttttttttttttttttttgtatttttagtagagacggggtttcaccgtggtctcgatctcctgacctcgtgatccgcccgccctcacctcccaaagtgctgggattacaagcgtgagccaccgtgcccggccctaatgCCTTTTTAAAAGTGATGATGGATGTGGCATCTTGGCCTCTCAGAAACCAGCTGGCCTAATGGCAGGGCTTCCTCACTGGAGGAGAAGCATTGAGATCTTCAACCTAAGTTCTCTTACTCAGGTTTCTCTGTCTGAATGTCAAGGGTAGGCTCTATTTCCTTCAGGGCATTTAGTTCTGGATTGGTAGCTTGAGTAATTTTGCTCTTGATTGACTCCTTAACCTTCCAGGGCTCCTCTGACCTCTTCCCTCTTTCTACTTCCCAGTGAATACCATGTTTATTGGAGATTTTATGTTTGGTAGGGGTTAGTTACCATAtgtcagttttaaaatttcataagtttagcagtttttttttttttttttttttttttgagacggagtctcactctgtcaccaggctggagtgctgtggcacaatcttggatcactgcaacctccgcctcccaggtttaagcaattcccctgccttagcctcctgagtagctggggttacaggcgcccaccaccacacccagctgattttttgtattttggtaaagaggggtttcaccatgttggccaggatggtcttgatctcctaaacTCGTGATCTgcacagctcagcctcccaaagtgctgggattacaggtgtgagccaccacacccggccaagtttAACAGCttttgaaagtcttttttttttagtctgggtacagtggctcatgcctgtatcccagcactttgggaggccgaggtgggcagatcacttggtcaggagttcgagaccagcctggccaaaatggtgaaaccccatctctactaaaaaattagttgggcgtggtggtgggcacctgtagtcgcagctactcgggaggctgaggcgggagaatcgcttgaacccaggaggtggaggttgcagtgagctgagatcatgccattgcactccagcctgggcgaccgacaagagcaaaactgtctcaaaaaaagaaaaaaaaatcttttagctGAATTTGAATACTCTTTACTTACTATATGTATGCGACACTATTAGCTAAAaggactatttttttctctttgctaggAGCCGGTGAAACCTGAAGAAGGCAGAGATATGGCAAACAGGATTGGCGCTTTTGGGTACATGGAGTGTTCAGCAAAGACCAAAGATGGAGTGAGAGAGGTTTTTGAAATGGCTACGAGAGCTGCTCTGCAAGCTAGACGTGGGAAGAAAAAATCTGGGTGCCTTGTCTTGTGAAACCTTGCTGCAAGCACAGCCCTTATGCGGTTAATTTTGAAGTGCTGTTTATTAATCTTAGTGTGTGATTACTGgcctttttcatttataatttaccTAAGATTACAAATCAGAAGTCATCTTGCTACCAGTATTTAGAAGCCAACTATGATTATTAATGATGTCCAACCCGTCTGGCCCACCAGGGTCCTTTTGACACTGCTCTAACAGCCCTCCTCTGCACTTCCACCTGACACACCAGGCGCTAATTCAAGGAATTTCTTAACTTCTTGCTTCTTTCTAGAAAGAGAAACAGTTGGTAACTTTTGTGAATTAGGCTGTAACTACTTTATAACTAACATGTCCTGCCTATTATTTGTCAGCTGCAAGGTACTCTGGTGAGTCACCACTTCAGGGCTTTACTCCTTGACAGATTTTGTTGGCATAGCTCTGGGGTGGGCAGTTTTTTGAAAATGGgcttgcggccgggcgcggtggctcacgcttgtaatcccagcactttgggaggccgaggcgggcggatcacgaggtcaggagattgagaccacggtgaaaccccgtctctactaaaaatacaaaaaattagccgggcgtggtggcgggcgcctgtagtcccagctactcggagaggctgaggcaggagaatggcgtgaacccgggaggcggaagttgcagtgagccgagattgtgccactgcactccagcctgggcgacagagcgagactccgtctcaaaaaaaaaaaaaaaaaaaaagaaaatgggctcAACCAGAAAAGCCCAAGTTCATGCAGCTGTGGCAGAGTTACAGTTCTGTGGCTTCATGTTAGTTACCTTATAGTTACTGTGTAATTAGTGCCACTTAATGTAtgttaccaaaaataaatatatctaccCCAGACTAGATGTAGTATTTTTTGTATAATTGGATTTCCTAATACTGATATTTGTCATCCCCAAAGAAAGtgtattggttttttaaaaaagaaagtgtatttggaaataaagtcagatggaaaattcattttttaaattcccgTTTTGTCACTTTTTCTGATAAAAGATGGCCATATTACCCCTTTTCGGCCCCATGTATCTCAGTACCCCTATCTGGAGCTGGGCTAAGTAAATAGGAATTGGTTTCACGCCTGAGGCAATTAGACACTTTGGAAGGTGGCATAACCTGTCTCACCTGGACTTCAGCGTCTGGCTCTAATTCACAGTGCTCTTTTCTCCTCACTGTATCCAGGTTCCCTCCCAGAGGAGCCACCAGTTCTCATGGGTGGCACTCAGTCTTCTCTCCAGCTGACTAAACTTTTTTTCTGTACCAGTTAATTTTTCCAACTACTAATAGAATAAAGGCAGTTTTCTAAACTTCCTGTATCCTGTTGTTTGTGTTGCTGTCTCCAGGGCTTGGGGCAGGAGGATGCAAGGACTTCCTGGCCTAGCTCACCCTGGAGAGGTTTGTTGAGGGTGCAAAAGACTAGCTTgtgccccacctccctcccacccagcAGCTAATCTGGTCCCTCTCAACAACACGGAAATGATTACCCTGTACCGCATTCTAGTCAGATTTGGGGGTAGGGTGAATGCAGCCTACTGAGGAGGCCAGTGAGGGAGGACTCGGGCCGCGTTTCCTTGGCCCTGGCGAGCTACTGGGCTCcacttcaggaggctggggcagagctTCCAGGACTCTGCCCTGTTAGAAAACCCGCACGAGGGCGGTGCCGCTTTGgagacagggaggagggagaCCGGAAGCCTAGATCCCTCTGGCTGTCCCCTGCACTGCCGGTAACATGGCACAGGAGAGGAGGGCTGTTTGTGTATGGGCAGCTCCTGCAGCTGCTGCCGTCGCCCACCAGCCTATGCCAAACCACACATCCTAATTGAGGAACCTCTGAGAAAAAACGGAGCCCTCGAGGGCCCCAGCCCTTGGAAGGGTAACCTGGACCGCTGCCGCCTGGTTGCCTGGGCCATACCAGACATGCCCGCGGCTCCTCCCCGATTGGGAGGAGCACGCGTCCCGCTCGGGCGCACTCTCCAGCCTTTTCCCGGCTGAGTAGGAGCCGAGCCCTCCGGGTAGGGCGGGGACCGGATGAGGTGGGACCCTCCGGTACAGAAAACTGCGCCACGTGACCCGCCGCCGGCCAGTTAAAAGGAGGCGCCTCCTGGCCTCCCCTCACAGTGCTTGTTCGGGGTACTCCGCTGGCTTGGACAGTTGCGCCATGTGTGCTGCTCGGCTAGCGGCGGTGGCGCCCCAGTCGGTGTACACCTTCTCGGCGCGCCCGCTGACCGGCGGGGAGCCTGTGAGCCTGGGCTCCCTGCGGGGCAAGATACTACTTATCGAGAATGTGGCGTCCCTCTGAGGCACCACGGTCCGGGACTACACCCAGATGAACGAGCTGCAGCGGCGCCTCGGGCCCCGGGGCCTGGTGGTGCTCGGCTTCCCGTGCAACCAGTTTGGGCATCAGGTGCGCcgggcggggtggggcggggtggggcgggggcggACGTGCAGTGGTGGCTGGGGGTGCTGGCGGTGTCCTGGTGGGTGCCGTAGGCTCCATGCGCGGAGAGTCTAGCTACCCTCTCGCTTCCTTTCTGTTGCTCGTAGCTGCTGAAATTCCTGTCCGCCCTTGGGATTGCGCATGGAGGGCAAAATCCCGGTGACTCATAGAAAAACTCCCTTGTTTGTGGTTAGAACGTTTCCCTCCCCCTCTTGACCCCGGGTCCTAGCTGCCCTTCTCTCCCGTAGGAGAACGCCAAGAACGAAGAGATTCTGAATTCCCTCAAGTACGTCCGACCTGGTGGTGGGTTCGAGCCCAACTTCATGCTCTTCGAGAAGTGCGAGGTGAACGGTGCGGGGGCGCACCCTCTCTTCGCCTTCCTGCGGGAGGCCCTGCCAGCCCCCAGCGACGACGCCACTGCACTTATGACCGACCCCAAGCTCATCACCTGGTCTCCGGTGTGTCGCAACGATGTTGCCTGGAACTTTGAGAAGTTCCTGGTGGGCCCTGACGGTGTGCCCCTACGCAGGTACAGCCGCCGCTTCCAGACCATTGACATCGAGCCTGACATCGAAGCCCTGCTCTCTCAAGGGCCCAGCTGTGCCTAGGGCGCCCCTCCTACCCCGGCTGCTTCGCAGTTGTAGCGCTGCTCTCTGGGGGGTTTTCATTTATGAGGGTGTTTCCTCTAAACCTACAAGGGAGGAACACTTGATCTGTCAGGAAATACCCCCTCGAGATGGGCGCTGGTCCTGTCCATCCCAGTCTCTGCCAGACCAAGGCGAGTTTCCCCACTAATAAAGTGCCGGGTGTCAGCAGAACTGTGTGTATGTCCTGTGTCATTGTCATTTGGGGATACTTTTTCTAACCTCATTGTCGTAGTGGTGGGAACTTAATCCTCCTTCCCTTATCCTAGCCAAGTCTGAACTTTCTGTCCTTTTGTCTGCAGCGTGTAGGATCCACTCTTTCTTTTGTGGGAAGTCTGGCTCCTGGCCTGCATTTCTGCCTTCACCAGAACATGCAAAGGGCCATCCCAAGACCCAGTTAAAACAAAGTCCTTACTTCAAAAAAGACACATGGCAAGGATTGACTGCCTAACTCAAATAATAGACTTCTGACTACTTGCTGCACACGGAAATGACTGTCACAAAATAACATGAGCCCCCACTCACGTTTTGAGTCATGGCCTCTCCAATTGTTAGGTCCACACAAGCCCATTTTGCACAGTTGGAAACTCATGCAATGTTATAAATTCTGTTATTTCGCTAGATCTTTCCATGTTGCTACCAAGTGCTTGTAACTGCTGTGATGCTGATCTTACAAGTTTCTGCCTCGTGTTCAAGAGTGAGAAAACTACAATTTAACTGGCCTTTCTGAGTATGCCCTGCCCAACACTTAAACGTGCAGTTGCACATTCAGGCCCAGGATAAGGGCTTGTCTTTGAAGCCAGCTGCTGCTTCTCGGGCACCACTCAGGTCCAGCCTATCTGTTGACCCTGCTGccaataatctttaaattttttttttttttttgagacacagtcttgctctgtcgcccaggctggagtgcagtggtgcaatctcggctcactgcaagctctgcctcccgggttcacgccattctcctgcctcagcctcctgagtagttgagtagctgggactacaggcgcccgccaccacgcccggctaatttttttctactttttagtagagacgaggtttcaccgcgttagccaggatggtctcgattccctgagacctcgtgatccgcccgcctcggcctcccaacgtgctgggattacaggcatgagcggcAATAATCTTTCAAGACAGATTTGGAGCCATTTCCTAACGCAGTGCAGGGGACTGCAGGGCCTGGGTGTAGCTTCCACTTGTGCAAACAGGTACCCAGAGACATGGTAGTGCTGTTCACCCAGCTGACTGTGGACCAGAGGTTCTGGAGTCCCAGCATTTGTGTTCAAATTCGTGACTCAAGGTCCTTATGTCTGAACCAACTCTCAAGGACTTTTCCTCTTGCCCTAAGCAGCGATCTTTGCTGCTGCTTTCCCCCTTTGTCTGCCCTTAGGTCACTAAGGATTGTAGGGCCTTCTGGACCTGCTCTGGCTCCATCCTGAGAACTGAACAGGCCCACCTCCCTCTGGTTCTCTCTGCCCCAGCCTTTGAGTCCCCCTTGAGGTGACCCAGGCAGAACTATTAGCTTCCCCTTTGGACCTCACTCTGTGTTGTTCCTTGGAACTCTCAGGAGTCtcatactctgttgcccaggccggggtgcggtggcatgatctcagctcactgcagcctccacttcccaagtttaagcgattctcctgcctcagcctccccagtggctgggattacaggtgcctgccaccatgcctggctacttttcatatttttagtagagacggggtttcgccatgttggccaggctggtctcgaactcctgacctcaggtgatctgcccgcctaggcctcccaaagtgctgggattacaggcgtgagccactgcgccctgccagagTGGAATGTTATTATATTAATAGACCAGTATTTGTGATGAATATCATATGCTGGGCCCTGTGGGCCCTGAGATGGCTAGCCCCTGTACCCCTCCTAGACTGTTAACTTTTGGGGAAGAAGATTAGTCATTCACAAATGCAATCAAGACTCCTGAGTGGCCAGTCATGGacgctcacacctataatccctgcattttATAATCCCAAGTAATCCAAggagggcaggtcacttgaggctaggagttggagaccagcctgaccaacatggtgaaacccctgcctctactaaaaatacaaaaattagccaggtgtggtgtcgggcgcctgtaatcccagctacttgggaggctgaggcagggagaattgcctgaacctgggaggcggaggttgcagtgagccgagatcacgccattgcactttagcctgggcaagagcgagactctttctcaaaaaaaaaaaaaaaaaatccactcaaaTGGTACCAAGGCTTTTTGACATTTGTAGACTTCAAATCTGACTCCTGGAATGGAGAATAGCAACCTGTAAATCTGGGTAGACCCAGATTACCTGTGACCCCTAATGTCCTACATGTCTTTTCCCAAAAGCACTTTGCTCCCTTATTCATTCATAATCCAGTCCTGTGCCATGTGCTCTGCCAGGTTCCTGAAGAAGTCAGAAGGACAGTATATAATTAGCAAAAAAGCATGTTTTGTGCTTtgagaataggaaaaaaagacaagaataaaATTGGGCaccttagccgggcgcggtggctcacgcctgtaatcccagcactttgggaggccgaggcgggtggatcacgaggtcaggagatcgagaccacggtgaaaccccgtctctactaaaaatacaaaaaaattagccgggcgtggtggcgggcgcctgtagtcccagctactcagagaggctgaggcaggagaatggcgtgaacccgggaggcggagcttgcagtgagccgagattgcgccactgcactccagcctgggtgacagagcaagactccgtctcaaaaaaaaaaaaaaaaaattgggcaccttacgctagttaaaaaaaaagaataaataagaggaCCAGGCCCAGTAGGGAGGCTCATGCATGCCTCCTGGAAAACGTGAcagtgaggctgggtgtggtgtctcacacctgtgatcccagcactttgggaggccgaggtgggcggatggcttgatggcttgaggtcaggagtttgagatgagcctggccaacatggtgaaaccacgtctgtattaaaaatatgataattagctgggcgtggtggcgggcgtctgtaatcccagctactcaa contains these protein-coding regions:
- the GPX1 gene encoding glutathione peroxidase 1 isoform X2, translating into MCAARLAAVAPQSVYTFSARPLTGGEPVSLGSLRGKILLIENVASLUGTTVRDYTQMNELQRRLGPRGLVVLGFPCNQFGHQLPFSPVGERQERRDSEFPQVRPTWWWVRAQLHALREVRGERCGGAPSLRLPAGGPASPQRRRHCTYDRPQAHHLVSGVSQRCCLEL
- the GPX1 gene encoding glutathione peroxidase 1 isoform X1; translated protein: MCAARLAAVAPQSVYTFSARPLTGGEPVSLGSLRGKILLIENVASLUGTTVRDYTQMNELQRRLGPRGLVVLGFPCNQFGHQENAKNEEILNSLKYVRPGGGFEPNFMLFEKCEVNGAGAHPLFAFLREALPAPSDDATALMTDPKLITWSPVCRNDVAWNFEKFLVGPDGVPLRRYSRRFQTIDIEPDIEALLSQGPSCA
- the GPX1 gene encoding glutathione peroxidase 1 isoform X4 — its product is MCAARLAAVAPQSVYTFSARPLTGGEPVSLGSLRGKILLIENVASLUGTTVRDYTQMNELQRRLGPRGLVVLGFPCNQFGHQLLKFLSALGIAHGGQNPGDS
- the GPX1 gene encoding glutathione peroxidase 1 isoform X3; the encoded protein is MCAARLAAVAPQSVYTFSARPLTGGEPVSLGSLRGKILLIENENAKNEEILNSLKYVRPGGGFEPNFMLFEKCEVNGAGAHPLFAFLREALPAPSDDATALMTDPKLITWSPVCRNDVAWNFEKFLVGPDGVPLRRYSRRFQTIDIEPDIEALLSQGPSCA